One Choloepus didactylus isolate mChoDid1 chromosome 16, mChoDid1.pri, whole genome shotgun sequence DNA window includes the following coding sequences:
- the LOC119511225 gene encoding mycophenolic acid acyl-glucuronide esterase, mitochondrial-like, with product MAGVGLTALAAWVPWRISGWMAVSLAPYCGLRVPRWLPACRQKTSLSFLSRPDLPNLAYKRLKGKNPGVIFIPGYLSHMNGTKALAVEEFCKSLGHAFIRFDYSGVGSSDGNLKECTVGKWRKDVLSIIDDLAEGPQILVGSSLGGWLMLHAAIARPEKVVALVGVATAADDLVTQFNQLSVEVKKEIEMKGEWLMPSKYAEEGAYHIQYSFIKEAEHHCLLHSPIPVNCPVRLLHGMKDDIVPWHTSIHVADRVISTDVDVIFRKHSDHRMKEKADIQLLVYTIDDLIDKLSTLV from the coding sequence ATGGCGGGTGTGGGTTTAACTGCGTTGGCAGCTTGGGTCCCTTGGAGGATCTCGGGATGGATGGCCGTCTCTCTCGCTCCCTACTGTGGCCTCCGTGTGCCGCGGTGGCTCCCAGCTTGCAGACAGAAGACATCGCTTTCTTTCCTTAGTCGACCAGACCTTCCAAACCTGGCTTACAAGCGCCTAAAAGGCAAAAATCCAGGAGTTATCTTCATCCCTGGCTATCTGTCTCATATGAATGGTACAAAAGCCTTGgctgttgaggaattttgcaaaTCTCTAGGTCACGCCTTTATAAGATTTGATTACTCAGGAGTTGGAAGTTCAGATGGTAACTTAAAAGAATGCACAGTAGGGAAATGGAGAAAAGATGTTCTTTCTATAATTGATGACTTAGCTGAAGGACCACAGATACTAGTTGGATCTAGCCTAGGTGGTTGGCTTATGCTTCATGCTGCAATTGCCCGGCCAGAAAAAGTTGTTGCTCTTGTTGGTGTAGCTACAGCTGCAGATGATCTGGTGACACAGTTTAATCAGCTTTCTGTTgaggtaaaaaaagaaatagagatgaaAGGCGAGTGGCTAATGCCGTCAAAATATGCTGAAGAAGGAGCTTATCACATCCAGTACAGTTTCATTAAAGAAGCTGAGCATCACTGCTTGTTACATAGCCCTATTCCTGTGAACTGCCCTGTGAGATTGCTCCATGGCATGAAGGATGACATTGTCCCTTGGCATACATCCATACACGTTGCTGACCGAGTAATCAGCACAGATGTTGATGTCATCTTTCGAAAACATAGCGATCACCGAATGAAAGAAAAAGCGGACATTCAACTTCTTGTTTACACTATTGATGACTTAATTGATAAGCTTTCAACATTAGTTTGA